A region of Streptomyces sp. TG1A-60 DNA encodes the following proteins:
- a CDS encoding mandelate racemase/muconate lactonizing enzyme family protein: MRITGISTHVVGTPWRNLTYVQVHTDEGLTGVGETRMLGHTDALLGYLREAETNHILGSDPFAVEDLVRRMKYGDYGRAGEIVMSGIAVIEMACWDIKGKALGVPVWQLLGGKVTDRVKAYANGWYTTERTPEAYHKAAQGVMERGYKALKIDPFGTGHFELDHEQSLYAVSLIEAVRDAIGPDAELMLEMHGRFSPATAVRLAKDLAPFKPAWLEEPCPPENLKALEKVAAKVDIPVATGERIHDRIEFRELFESQAVDIIQPDVGHIGGIWETRKLAATAETHYVLVAPHNVGGPVLTAASLQVGFTSPNFKILEHFNDFADAEIKKVVSGAPEVVDGYFHLSDKPGLGVELDVDAAAEFPQQQARFDLWAEGWEQRKPKGTQ; this comes from the coding sequence GTGCGCATCACGGGAATCAGCACGCACGTGGTCGGGACGCCGTGGCGAAACCTGACCTACGTCCAGGTGCACACCGACGAGGGACTCACCGGCGTCGGCGAGACCCGCATGCTGGGCCACACCGACGCACTGCTCGGCTATCTCCGCGAGGCAGAGACCAATCACATTCTCGGGTCGGATCCGTTCGCTGTCGAGGATCTCGTCCGTCGCATGAAGTACGGCGACTACGGGCGGGCCGGCGAGATCGTGATGTCCGGCATCGCCGTGATCGAGATGGCGTGCTGGGACATCAAGGGCAAGGCCCTCGGGGTCCCCGTGTGGCAGTTGCTCGGCGGCAAGGTCACCGACAGGGTCAAGGCGTACGCCAACGGCTGGTACACCACGGAACGCACACCCGAGGCGTACCACAAGGCGGCCCAGGGGGTCATGGAGCGCGGTTACAAGGCGCTCAAGATCGACCCCTTCGGCACCGGCCACTTCGAGCTGGACCACGAGCAGTCCCTCTACGCGGTCTCCCTGATCGAGGCCGTGCGCGACGCCATCGGGCCGGACGCCGAGCTGATGCTGGAGATGCACGGCCGGTTCTCGCCCGCCACCGCGGTGCGGCTGGCCAAGGACCTGGCGCCCTTCAAGCCCGCGTGGCTGGAGGAGCCGTGCCCTCCGGAGAACCTCAAGGCGCTGGAGAAGGTCGCCGCCAAGGTCGACATCCCGGTGGCCACGGGTGAGCGGATCCACGACCGGATCGAGTTCCGGGAGCTCTTCGAGAGCCAGGCCGTGGACATCATCCAGCCCGACGTCGGCCACATCGGCGGCATCTGGGAGACCCGCAAGCTGGCCGCCACCGCCGAGACCCACTACGTGCTGGTCGCGCCGCACAACGTGGGCGGGCCGGTACTGACCGCCGCCTCCCTCCAGGTCGGGTTCACCTCCCCGAACTTCAAGATCCTGGAGCACTTCAACGACTTCGCCGACGCGGAGATCAAGAAGGTCGTCTCCGGGGCGCCGGAGGTCGTGGACGGCTACTTCCACCTCTCCGACAAGCCCGGCCTCGGGGTCGAGCTGGACGTGGACGCGGCGGCGGAGTTCCCGCAGCAGCAGGCCCGGTTCGACCTGTGGGCCGAGGGCTGGGAGCAGCGCAAGCCGAAGGGGACCCAGTGA
- the mmsB gene encoding multiple monosaccharide ABC transporter permease has protein sequence MSTDVTAKSPAPGPPGKSGGAAGGGLLQLMLDGLRRNMRQYGMLIALGVIVALFAVWTDGDLLLPRNVSNLVLQNSYILILAIGMMLVIIAGHIDLSVGSLTAFVGAFAAVLTVQHDVSWPVAVVLCLMVGALAGAMQGFFIAYLGIPSFIVTLAGMLTFRGVTEILLEGQTLGPFPEGLQKIGNGFLPAAGPETNYHNLTLLLGLVLITCVVLQEIRDRRRQREFSLDVTPTNIFLLKLVSIVAALLTITLLLASYKGAPIILIILGLLVVGYGYVMRNSVFGRHIYAIGGNLPAAKLSGVKDKKVTFYVFLNMGALAALAGLAIAARLNAAGPKAGLNYELEAIASAFIGGASMSGGVGTVLGAIIGGLVLGVLNNGMNLLNVGSDWQQVIKGMALLAAVGFDVWNKRKSGS, from the coding sequence ATGAGCACGGATGTGACCGCCAAGAGCCCGGCCCCCGGGCCGCCCGGCAAGAGCGGGGGCGCGGCGGGCGGAGGCCTGCTCCAGCTGATGCTGGACGGTCTGCGACGCAACATGCGGCAGTACGGCATGCTGATCGCCCTCGGCGTGATCGTGGCGCTGTTCGCCGTGTGGACCGACGGCGACCTGCTGCTGCCGCGCAACGTCTCCAACCTGGTGCTGCAGAACAGCTACATCCTGATCCTCGCGATCGGCATGATGCTGGTCATCATCGCCGGTCACATCGATCTGTCGGTCGGCTCGCTGACCGCGTTCGTCGGCGCCTTCGCGGCCGTACTGACCGTGCAGCACGACGTCTCCTGGCCCGTCGCCGTGGTGCTGTGCCTGATGGTGGGCGCGCTGGCCGGCGCGATGCAGGGCTTCTTCATCGCGTATCTCGGGATACCGTCGTTCATCGTCACCCTCGCCGGGATGCTGACCTTCCGCGGTGTGACGGAGATCCTGCTGGAGGGCCAGACCCTCGGCCCCTTCCCCGAGGGCCTGCAGAAGATCGGCAACGGGTTCCTGCCGGCGGCCGGCCCGGAGACCAACTACCACAACCTCACCCTGCTCCTCGGCCTCGTCCTGATCACCTGCGTGGTCCTCCAGGAGATCCGGGACCGCAGGCGCCAGCGGGAGTTCTCGCTCGACGTCACGCCGACCAACATCTTCCTGCTCAAGCTGGTCTCGATCGTCGCCGCGCTGCTCACCATCACCCTGCTGCTCGCCAGCTACAAGGGTGCGCCGATCATCCTGATCATCCTCGGTCTGCTGGTGGTCGGTTACGGCTACGTCATGCGCAACTCCGTCTTCGGCCGGCACATCTACGCGATCGGCGGCAACCTGCCCGCGGCGAAGCTGTCCGGAGTCAAGGACAAGAAGGTCACCTTCTACGTCTTCCTGAACATGGGCGCGCTCGCGGCCCTGGCGGGTCTGGCGATCGCCGCCCGCCTCAACGCGGCCGGGCCGAAGGCGGGTCTGAACTACGAACTGGAGGCCATCGCCTCGGCGTTCATCGGTGGCGCGTCCATGAGCGGCGGTGTCGGCACCGTCCTCGGCGCGATCATCGGCGGTCTCGTCCTCGGCGTGCTGAACAACGGCATGAACCTCCTCAACGTCGGCTCCGACTGGCAGCAGGTCATCAAGGGCATGGCCCTGCTGGCGGCCGTCGGGTTCGACGTGTGGAACAAGCGCAAGTCCGGTTCGTAG
- the chvE gene encoding multiple monosaccharide ABC transporter substrate-binding protein has protein sequence MRNRRAALASIATAASLALTLSACGQSSEGGSEEDSSGSTKGATIGIAMPTKSSERWISDGKNVVADLEAKGYKTQLVYGEDKPEQQVSQIENLIAQGVKALIIAAIDNKSLDNVLQQAKDANIPVISYDRLILNSPNVDYYASFDNSKVGELQANYIVDKLGLKEGKGPFNIELFAGSNDDNNTKYFFGGAMSVLQPYIDDKKLVVRSGQEELTQVTTLRWDGATAQRRMDDILTKSYKSETVDAVLSPYDGISIGILSALKSDSYGSKNKPLPVLTGQDAELASVKSIMAGEQTQTVYKDLRELAKVASNMVDAALNDKKPEVNDTKTYDNGSKVVPAYLLEPVSVDKSNYEKILVEGGYYTADQLK, from the coding sequence ATGCGTAACCGCCGAGCCGCTCTCGCCTCCATAGCCACCGCCGCCTCCCTCGCCCTGACCCTGTCCGCCTGTGGTCAGAGCTCCGAGGGCGGCAGCGAGGAGGACTCCTCGGGCAGCACCAAGGGCGCCACCATCGGCATCGCGATGCCGACCAAGTCCTCCGAGCGCTGGATCTCCGACGGCAAGAACGTCGTCGCGGACCTGGAGGCCAAGGGCTACAAGACCCAGCTGGTCTACGGCGAGGACAAGCCCGAGCAGCAGGTCTCGCAGATCGAGAACCTGATCGCCCAGGGCGTCAAGGCACTGATCATCGCGGCGATCGACAACAAGTCGCTCGACAACGTCCTGCAGCAGGCCAAGGACGCGAACATCCCGGTCATCTCCTACGACCGCCTGATCCTCAACAGCCCGAACGTCGACTACTACGCCTCGTTCGACAACTCCAAGGTCGGCGAGCTCCAGGCCAACTACATCGTCGACAAGCTCGGTCTGAAGGAAGGCAAGGGCCCCTTCAACATCGAGCTGTTCGCCGGCTCCAACGACGACAACAACACCAAGTACTTCTTCGGCGGCGCGATGAGCGTCCTGCAGCCGTACATCGACGACAAGAAGCTCGTCGTCCGGTCCGGCCAGGAGGAGCTCACGCAGGTCACCACCCTGCGCTGGGACGGCGCCACCGCCCAGCGGCGCATGGACGACATCCTCACCAAGTCGTACAAGAGCGAGACGGTCGACGCGGTGCTCTCGCCGTACGACGGCATCTCCATCGGTATCCTGTCGGCCCTGAAGTCGGACAGCTACGGCTCCAAGAACAAGCCGCTGCCGGTCCTCACCGGCCAGGACGCCGAGTTGGCCTCGGTGAAGTCGATCATGGCGGGCGAGCAGACGCAGACCGTCTACAAGGACCTCCGTGAGCTGGCCAAGGTCGCCTCGAACATGGTCGACGCGGCCCTGAACGACAAGAAGCCCGAGGTCAACGACACCAAGACCTACGACAACGGCTCGAAGGTCGTCCCGGCCTACCTCCTGGAGCCGGTCAGCGTCGACAAGAGCAACTACGAGAAGATCCTCGTCGAGGGCGGCTACTACACGGCCGACCAGCTCAAGTAG
- the mmsA gene encoding multiple monosaccharide ABC transporter ATP-binding protein: MAGPVLEMRSIVKTFPGVKALSDVSLTVRQGEVHAICGENGAGKSTLMKVLSGVHPHGSYEGDILFEGDVCAFRDIRASEQRGIVIIHQELALVPFLSLAENIFLGNEHATRGIINWNDTLRHASELLRRVGLNDHPETRVADIGVGKQQLVEIAKALSKKVKLLILDEPTAALNDEDSGKLLDLILELKSQGITSIIISHKLNEIRKVADSVTIIRDGESIETLDVKAEETTEDRIISGMVGRDLDHRFPERTPHEAEAGAAPALEIRNWTVHHPIDQQRKVVDDVSLHVRRGEIVGVAGLMGAGRTELAMSVFGRTYGRYTGGTVLKDGKEIRTKTVPEAVKHGIAYVTEDRKHYGLNLIDTINRNISLSALGKVAKHGVVDEHEERQVAERYRTSMNIKAPTVFERVGKLSGGNQQKVVLSKWIFAGPDVLILDEPTRGIDVGAKYEIYTVIDKLAAEGKAVVFISSELPELLGMCDRIYTMAAGRLTGEFPRAEATQESLMRQMTKDKEVAR, encoded by the coding sequence ATGGCGGGACCCGTCCTGGAAATGCGCTCGATCGTCAAGACCTTTCCTGGTGTCAAAGCGCTGTCGGACGTCTCACTGACCGTCCGCCAGGGCGAGGTCCACGCCATCTGCGGTGAGAACGGCGCCGGAAAGTCGACCTTGATGAAGGTGCTTTCCGGCGTCCATCCGCACGGCAGCTATGAGGGCGACATCCTCTTCGAGGGAGATGTCTGCGCGTTCAGGGACATCCGGGCGAGCGAGCAGCGCGGCATCGTCATCATCCACCAGGAGCTGGCGCTGGTGCCGTTCCTGTCGCTCGCGGAGAACATCTTCCTCGGCAACGAGCACGCCACGCGCGGGATCATCAACTGGAACGACACCCTGCGCCACGCCTCCGAACTGCTGCGCCGGGTCGGTCTGAACGACCACCCGGAGACCCGGGTCGCCGACATCGGCGTGGGCAAGCAGCAGCTGGTGGAGATCGCGAAGGCGCTGTCGAAGAAGGTGAAACTGCTCATCCTGGATGAGCCGACCGCCGCCCTGAACGACGAGGACAGCGGCAAACTCCTCGATCTGATCCTGGAGTTGAAGAGCCAGGGCATCACCTCGATCATCATCTCCCACAAGCTCAACGAGATCCGCAAGGTCGCCGACTCGGTGACGATCATCCGCGACGGGGAGTCGATCGAGACCCTCGACGTGAAGGCCGAGGAGACCACCGAGGACCGGATCATCTCCGGCATGGTCGGCCGCGACCTCGACCACCGCTTCCCCGAGCGCACCCCGCACGAGGCCGAGGCGGGCGCGGCCCCGGCCCTGGAGATCCGCAACTGGACCGTGCACCACCCGATCGACCAGCAGCGCAAGGTCGTCGACGACGTGTCGCTCCACGTGCGTCGCGGGGAGATCGTCGGGGTGGCGGGGCTGATGGGCGCCGGCCGCACCGAGCTCGCGATGAGCGTCTTCGGGCGGACCTACGGCCGGTACACCGGCGGCACGGTCCTCAAGGACGGCAAGGAGATCCGCACGAAGACCGTCCCGGAGGCGGTCAAGCACGGCATCGCGTACGTCACCGAGGACCGCAAGCACTACGGCCTCAACCTCATCGACACCATCAACCGGAACATCTCGCTCAGCGCCCTGGGCAAGGTCGCCAAGCACGGGGTGGTCGACGAGCACGAGGAGCGGCAGGTCGCCGAGCGGTACCGCACGTCCATGAACATCAAGGCGCCGACCGTCTTCGAGCGGGTGGGCAAGCTGTCCGGCGGCAACCAGCAGAAGGTCGTCCTCAGCAAGTGGATCTTCGCGGGGCCGGATGTGCTGATCCTGGACGAGCCGACGCGCGGTATCGACGTCGGCGCCAAGTACGAGATCTACACGGTCATCGACAAGCTGGCCGCTGAGGGCAAGGCGGTCGTCTTCATCTCCTCCGAGCTGCCGGAACTGCTCGGGATGTGCGACCGCATCTACACGATGGCCGCGGGGCGGCTGACAGGTGAGTTCCCGCGTGCCGAGGCCACGCAGGAGTCGCTGATGCGTCAGATGACGAAGGACAAAGAGGTAGCACGATGA